The following is a genomic window from Longimicrobiaceae bacterium.
CCGGGACCACCGGGAGCGGCTCCGCGAGCATGTCGATCCCGCGGGCGGCGGTCTCGCGGAGGATGTTGGGGAAGCGCGCGCGGATCTCCTCCTCCGGGATTGCGGAGCAGTCCAGCAGCACGTGCGGGTCCCCGGTGCGCTTCATCTCCCGGTCGATGGCGCGGGCGACCACGTCGCGCGGCGCGAGCGAGCCCAGCGGGTGGTAGTCGCCCATGAACGCGGCCCCGTCCAGCCGGCGCAGCTCCGCCCCCTCGCCGCGTACCGCCTCCGAGATGAGGAGCGTCCGCTCCCGCGCGGGGTAGAGCGCCGTCGGGTGGAACTGCACGAACTCCATGTTCGCCACCCGCGCCCCGGCGCGGTACGCCATGGCCACCCCGTCGCCCGTGGCGATCCCCGGGTTGGTGGTGTGGCGGTAGACCTGGCCGCACCCGCCGGTCGCCAGGAGCACCGCGCGGGCGAGGAAGGGCGCGACCTCTCCGGTCACCGGGTCCAGCACCAGCGCCCCGCAGCAGCGGGGGGCGCCATCCTCCTCCGCCACCAGGAGGTCCACGGCGGCGTGGTCCTCCAGCACGTGGATCCGCGGCGAGGCGGCCACGGCCTCGAGGAGACCGCGCTCGATCTCCCGCCCGGTCAGGTCGTCGGAGCGGACGATGCGTCGCCGCGAGTGCCCCCCTTCCCGCCCCAACGAGAGGTGCGCCCCCGCCCGGGTGAAGTCCACGCCGAGCGAGATCAGCTCCCGCACACGCTCCGGCCCCTCCCGCACGAGCGCTTCGACCGCGTCGGGGTGGCAGAGCCCGGCCCCGGCGACGAAGGTGTCCTCCACGTGCAGCTCGTACGAGTCGT
Proteins encoded in this region:
- the nadB gene encoding L-aspartate oxidase; its protein translation is MTATGVLVIGSGIAGLSFALKAARFTDVVVVTKKERPESSTNYAQGGIAAVFSPDDSYELHVEDTFVAGAGLCHPDAVEALVREGPERVRELISLGVDFTRAGAHLSLGREGGHSRRRIVRSDDLTGREIERGLLEAVAASPRIHVLEDHAAVDLLVAEEDGAPRCCGALVLDPVTGEVAPFLARAVLLATGGCGQVYRHTTNPGIATGDGVAMAYRAGARVANMEFVQFHPTALYPARERTLLISEAVRGEGAELRRLDGAAFMGDYHPLGSLAPRDVVARAIDREMKRTGDPHVLLDCSAIPEEEIRARFPNILRETAARGIDMLAEPLPVVPAAHYLCGGVLTDTHGRTSLRGLYATGETACTGVHGANRLASNSLLEAVVFAHRASVRLQAELASLPLPSSSPAREAPGGRGEPEGVLLVHDREEIRSLMWDLVGIVRSDERLEFAEARIRQIAEQNETVWASSVPSADLVELRNMVETALLIVRCARRRRESRGLHYNVDHPHRDNEHFLRDTVVGR